In a single window of the Coffea eugenioides isolate CCC68of chromosome 3, Ceug_1.0, whole genome shotgun sequence genome:
- the LOC113766764 gene encoding flotillin-like protein 3 has product MYRVAKASEFLAITGASINDIKITKKAIVWPLQKCRVIDVTPVNYTFEVNAMSAEKLPFLLPAVFTIGPRVDDHDSLVKYAKLLSDHSHDSHNVKELVQGVIEGETRVLAASMTMEEIFKGTKDFKKEVFDKVQLELNQFGLLIYNANIKQLVDVRGHEYFSYLGQKTQMEAANQAKVDVAEAKMKGEIGAKERQGLTLQNAAKIDAETKIISTQREGEGKKQEIMVKSQVKIYENQREADVAEANALLATKKAGWAQQAKMAEVEAEKAVAIREAELQKEVERKNALAKTEQLKAEQLSKATVDYEIKVQEANSVLYKKQKESEAVLYERQKAAEAQKVAAEAQLYAAQQAADAELYAKRKEAEGMKALAEAQGFKIRTLLTSLGGNYNALRDYLMIESGLFKDIAKINAEAIQGLQPKISVWSNGDTRDGSGAANSAMKEIASVYGALPPLFQTVHEQTGMLPPAWMGSLPSPGAGKAITNQPEN; this is encoded by the exons ATGTATCGTGTCGCGAAGGCATCTGAGTTTCTGGCCATTACTGGTGCTTCCATTAATGACATCAAGATCACAAAGAAGGCAATTGTCTGGCCATTGCAGAAATGCAGAGTCATAGATGTGACTCCAGTTAACTACACTTTCGAAGTCAATGCAATGAGTGCTGAGAAGCTACCCTTCCTCCTCCCTGCAGTTTTCACAATAGGTCCAAGAGTTGATGACCATGACAGCCTTGTTAAGTATGCCAAACTTCTTTCTGATCATAGTCACGATTCTCATAATGTCAAGGAGCTCGTTCAAGGTGTGATCGAGGGAGAAACTCGTGTTCTTGCTGCATCAATGACCATGGAAGAAATCTTTAAAGGCACCAAAGATTTCAAGAAGGAGGTTTTTGACAAGGTTCAGCTGGAACTCAACCAATTTGGCCTCTTGATCTATAATGCTAACATCAAGCAACTGGTTGATGTCAGAGGCCATGAATATTTCTCCTACTTAGGCCAGAAAACTCAAATGGAGGCAGCAAACCAGGCAAAAGTGGATGTTGCTGAGGCAAAGATGAAGGGTGAGATAGGAGCAAAAGAAAGACAAGGTCTGACACTTCAGAATGCTGCCAAGATTGATGCTGAGACAAAGATCATATCGACACAAAGGGAAGGTGAAGGGAAGAAGCAGGAGATCATGGTGAAATCCCAAGTAAAGATTTATGAGAATCAAAGGGAGGCTGATGTTGCTGAAGCCAATGCTCTGCTAGCTACCAAAAAGGCTGGATGGGCTCAGCAGGCAAAGATGGCTGAAGTGGAGGCTGAAAAGGCTGTAGCTATTAGGGAGGCAGAGTTACAAAAAGAAGTTGAGAGGAAAAATGCATTGGCCAAGACTGAGCAACTAAAGGCTGAACAACTCAGCAAGGCTACTGTTGATTATGAGATTAAG GTTCAAGAGGCAAATTCAGTTCTCTACAAGAAGCAAAAGGAATCTGAGGCAGTGCTATACGAGAGACAAAAGGCTGCAGAAGCTCAAAAAGTGGCAGCAGAAGCTCAACTGTATGCAGCTCAACAAGCTGCAGATGCGGAACTTTatgcaaaaaggaaagaagctgAAGGAATGAAGGCTCTTGCAGAAGCACAAGGATTCAAAATCCGCACCTTATTGACATCACTGGGTGGAAACTACAATGCTTTGAGAGATTATCTGATGATTGAAAGTGGCCTGTTCAAGGACATTGCCAAAATCAATGCTGAGGCGATCCAAGGACTGCAACCTAAGATCAGTGTTTGGTCAAATGGAGACACCAGAGATGGATCAGGTGCTGCAAATTCTGCCATGAAAGAAATAGCATCAGTTTACGGTGCATTGCCACCTTTGTTCCAGACTGTGCACGAGCAAACCGGTATGTTGCCTCCGGCTTGGATGGGCAGTCTACCTAGTCCTGGTGCAGGCAAGGCTATAACAAACCAGCCAGAGAATTAG